The Oncorhynchus tshawytscha isolate Ot180627B linkage group LG16, Otsh_v2.0, whole genome shotgun sequence nucleotide sequence CCAGAATTTGTTTCGTCTTCAGGGTTACCCAGACGGCTTCGGTCAACAAATCTACTCTGGGGTGGAGACACAGACGCTGCTATAGATCTATTACATGATGATGTCCTGGTGGCAGACCCAGGCACCAAGTAAGATGCACCTCATTCCCCTTCCTGTTAAGAGCTTATTCAGTCAATTTTGGTAAAGGGTGGTGGTGATTTAATGTGACTGTGACATGGGGTTGCAGGCTaccctagtggttaagagcgttgggccaataaccaaaaggttgctggtatGAATCCCGAAGCCGACTAGGGGAAAATTCTGTTgacgtgtccttgagcaaggcacttaaccctaattgctcctgtttCACTCTGGATAAACGTGTCTGCTAAAATGACTTAAATGTAAAAATCACCAATACTTCCTCTCGCTTCCTTAGATGTCACTACAGCAACGTGGCCTTCTCTTTATTGGCTAATGTCTTGGCCGAGAACTTTGCAAAATCCGACTACGAGAGCTGGGTGTCCGACAACATCCTGGAGCAGCTGGGGATGGAGGACACAGGCTTTGATATAACCCCAGCCATTCAGAGCCAGATGGCAATGGGCGTGTACAGCAGCGGCCAATCGGCACCCCTCTACGACCTGGGCTGGTATCGGCCCGCTGGCCAGATGTACTCCACGGCGGCCGACATGGCCAAACTAGCTATGGTGCTTTTGGGGGCTTACAGCCGGCCCCTCCTCCAACATGACACCCTGAAGACCCTGCTGACCCCTCTGTTTCGCTGCCACCAGGGCTACTTCGCCAACTACACCGGCACGCCCTGGGAGGTCAACGAGCAGCTGGGCTACGAGGTGGTTCGTAAGGACGGAGACCTGGACGGCTACGCCACCACCTTCTCCCTGGTTCCCCGACTGAAGCTGGGCCTGGTGGTGCTGATGGCCGGGGTGAGGCCGCCAATAATGGACGGGGATCTGGTCACTCAGGCCTACAGCCATCTCATCCCAGCCATGGAGAGTGCTTTCAGGAATGCACAGCGCAAGCTCTCGCCGCCGCCCGACCCCACGCCCTATGTGGGCCTCTTCACCTACCAGAACATGACCTTCTATGAGATAAAGGCGAGTTTGGGCGGGGTGCTGGtcatgcagcagtttgggccccAGGTGGACACCATGATGCTGGCCAAGTACAGGACTATCAGGCTGGACTTCCTGCAGGAGAGGGTGTTCAGGGTGGTGTTCGAGGGGGAGTACCCCTGCAAGCTGAAGGTCAACAGCATCTCAGTGTCTCTGGAGACCCAGGACAGGCAACTCTTTAACTTCTATTATTTCAACGAGAAGGGCGTGTCGCCTGGATTCGACTCTCCTGGGCTCAACACTTACAAAGTGCTCCGGATAGCTCAACGGCCAATCTTCAACAGTTAAACCCTGAACTGTTTTTATTGTATGGAATCACAGATGGAATTCTGGATTTTAAGTGGATCATTTCAGAGCCTGAACAGTGTGCAGAGACTTTGGAATTTACATTTTTCTACCCTTTCAAATGCTTATTGTTTTTAATGTGTATGACGTGAATGAGTGAATGAGTAAATTGTTGTTTTTCCTACAGTGAATGTCAGAGGGCCTTGTTATTGTGTTCTGTAAAGTAGTGCAATTGTAAGTCGTTTTATAATTATCTTATCTTCAATGTCAATTGTCTTCCATGCAAATATCATGCCGTCTCTTGCGTGAAGTTATTCTTATTGAATGATGCATCATTAAGGTTACATGAAGGTTAAATTAAATGGGTGCGTTATATTGTTTGTTATACTGTGGTGACACATTCTTTCTGTTACCTTGTTACTTCAATGAAAGAAGCTGTCGTCACTATGATAGTTATTTGTCTCACGACAAAATATGACTGTGGTGAAAATTCTGTAAGCTAATGTCCACTTTTCTCACTTTTAATTCATTTAAGTGCCTCAAATGACCTTGGGAAAGAAAATCCTGTTGTCTAAATGTTTTGTCTCCACATTTTAGATGGCAAGTGCAGAGCTCCCTGGCCTAAAGGAAAACTCCATCCAAAAACGATATTTGTGGATTTGTTTtgttagtccattgttgatatagtcccaaaatgttttgcatgtcaggaAAACAagtttcaagatatgtaactttcaaaatacaataATACTGCATTCATACAATGCAATTATACAAAATTGAGTAGAGTCCATATGCTGTCAACACAAATAAACTAAAAGaataaaagaaacgtcctctcactgtcaacagcggttattttcagcaaacttaacatacaaatatttgtatgaacataagattcaacagctgagacataaactgaacaagttccacagacatgtggaacagaaatggaataatgtgtccctgaacaaaggggggggggggttaaaatcaaaagtaacagtcggtatctggtgtggccaccagctgcattaagcactgcagtgcatctcctcctcatggactgcaccagaatttccagttcttgctgtgagatgttacccaaggcacctgcaagttcccggacatttctggagggaatggccctcgctctcaccctccgatccaacaggtcccagtcgtactcaatgggattgagatccaggctcttcgctggccatggcagaacactgacattcctgtcttacaggaaatcacgcacagaacgagcagtatggctggtggcattgtcatgctggagggtcacgtcaggatgagcctgcaggaagggtaccacatgagggaggaggatgtcttccttgtaatgcacagcattgagattgcctgcaatgacaacaagctcagtccaatgatcctgtgacacaccgccccagaccatgacggacactccacctccaaattgattccgctccagagtacaggcctcggtgtaacgctcattcctttgacgataaacgcgaatccgaccatcacccctggagaGACAAAACCATAacacgtcagtgaagagcactttttgccagtcctgtctggtccagcgacggtggatttgtgcccataggcgacgttgttgccggtgatgtctggtgggacctgccttacaaccggcctacaagccctcagtccaacttctctcagcctattgtagacagtctgagcattgatggagggattgtgcgttcctggtgtaactcgggcagttattgttgccatcctgtacctgtcccgcaggtgtgacgttcggatgtaccgatcctgtgcaggtgttgttacacgtggtctgccactgcgaagacgatcagctgtccgtcctgtctccctgtagtgctgtcttaggcgtctcacagcacgggcattgcaatttattgccctggccacatctgcagtcctcatgcctccttgcagcatgcctaaggcacattcacgcagaggtgcagggaccctgggcatctttcttttggtgtttttttgagtccgtagaaaggcctctttagtgtcctaagttttcataaccgtgaccttaattgcctaccgtctgtaagctgttagtgtcttaacgaccgttccacaagtgcatgttcattaattgtttatgggtcattgaacaagcatgggaaacagtgttaaaaccctttacaatgaagatctgtgaaggtatttggatttttactaattatttttgaaagacagggtcctgaaaaagggacgtttctttttttgctgagtttatgactGAATCACTGTAAAAAGAACAAAACCCTATTGAGTTTGTGGTTTACTAATGGAACCGATTAAAAATGTCATAATAAAGTCAAAGTTTAAAACACGCTTTATTGTTTGTAAGAAATTGTGGAATAGTGTCCACCTAAGTCTCAATTTTTGATAGTGACTCTAAACAGGAACAGAAAGTtaaggctctattcaatccgtattgcGTAATTTCAGcattacagcgtgattgaaatttaaaggcaatgttcccacgttAGTGAaaactgcattcacggtaaacactgcatatgtcagctcaatGGAAAATGACCTTTCAATGTCTATCACGCAATATGTAATGCTTgagcgatacagattgaacagAGCCCCCCCATCTTTCTGAAATGGACACTATTTATCAACACAGCGTACAGTAAAGGATGTATCATATAGAGACAAGAAAAATATCAGAGGGTTTATTAACCCAATAAAACATATCTGATACCCCTCTTGGCTTCTCTTACTGTTTTCTGACCATATGAAGTGTCAGGTTATTTATGCCACCATATAGACCTAATAACCAGCTATTTTTTAACTAGAGATAACATGCTGTAATTATTACCAATCATATCCTTTTTGAGCCCGGATGGAGTGCAGTCAAAAAAAtggctttttaaaatgtttatatcAAGATAGAAACCCATAAAcggaacatactgtatcacagagaaacagaaaagagGAAGACTGCTCTCTATTGTCCTGCTCCTCAAGGCTTTTTGCCAGATGTCTAATGCTGTTCTTGTCAAGGTAAGTGTCAATCAGCACTTTGGGAAAAACTGAGCTTTTATGAATATGTACTTGAATGAGATTTGATGCATCCACCCCGATATGTTTATCTAACTTTGTAAATCAGTacgtttgttttttttgttttgctttCGAACATCACTCTTAGAGAGTGAGCTGGACACTATTATACCCATTGTGCCTAGCTGCTGCAATGATCCATTTTTGTGTTCTATTCTCTCGCGAGGAAGGAGATGTCCTATTCTCTCTGGAATCAGTGAGGAAACGTTGCTGGACAGTGAAGGGACGTTTAAGCAAGACCACAGTGGCCACAGTGGCTGTGTGTGCATACCTGAAGAATTCATGCCTTTGTGCCAAAGCAAGGATGCCGGGGTATCCTTCGCAAGGTTAGGTGAGTTAAAGCTGCACTCCATAACATTTTCCAGTAGGGGGCACTCGTGAGTAAAACTGCATTCAGAGCCTAGGTGAGGACCGGTTTGGGAAAACAAACTCTAATTAGCAACTGAGCTTCCAAACTGTAATTTTGAAAAGGAAGGAGTGACCCGTTGATTGGTTGGGTGAAAAACATTGGCATTTTACCATTTATTTTCAAATATGGATAATAAAGTGTTGAAAGTCCATTGGCTAATTAGTGGATTCTTTCTGTAATATTGTGAAAAACTATAAATACCGTGTGTATGCATGCACACGCTTCTAAATGTACAGTATTTAGATGTGTCGGTATGCATTTGTATAAATACTTAAGGGAAGATTATCTGTGGTAATTGCAGTGGTTGTGAATAGCAGGTGTGGCTGACCATCCTCATGCCTGTGAGATCTGCACATTTGCTACATGTACTGGCTGTTAAAAGGGACACCTGCCAACCTTTCTAAAAGACGACATCccatttcattttttttggtCAGTTTCAAGCAAAATATGTTTGGAGTAAGATTCATATTTGTCAATTGCTGTAGTTGCTGGTTTCTCACCATTTCAGATTCTAATAAGCTTTATACTCATACTGTTAGTGGTCATGGCATCTCAGTCTATGCACTAGAGAAGCAGATATGAAAGACATTTTTGTATCAGCCAGTCGAATAGTTCTAATTAATTATTTTTTCACTTCCCCTGTTATTGACTGATTAGGTGTATAGGAAACTCCActcaaaatgtatttcaattaaatgaatTCACTAAGTAAAATATTCATAATAAATGATGGTACGGTATTATCACTGCAGAAAAGTGTACACAGATACCATTAAGGTTTTATTTTTGGAGTACAAAATGTGGTATACAAGAACTAGTTCCATAAATACAAATACTCAACAAGTTTAGAACTTGAAGAATGAAAAGTGAGTTTCTAATCCTAAACATCAGATACAAACATGATGCCGATGACACTTTGGTTTGAGGGTTACAGCAGGTTTCAAAGTCTATAAAAAAAAGGCCTGCAGGACATGATGCAGTgatgaccaaaaaaaaaacattgagtgATTATCTATTAAAATCTGCATTTCATTGTGCAAACGATCCCTTCAATATGATACCGAGCACAAAATGGAATTGGGAATGCTGCTTTTCCCAAAAATTTGTTAATTTAGATCATCACTAAAATCTATTCAAATGTCACAGGTTTTTCAACCAAAATAGGTGGGGGAACCTGACCGTCCCTCCGTGTTCCTGTCCAATTAAAACCCTAGTAGTATATCACACAAAATAATACAAACTTGGAATGACAGTTGATTTTTCTTAGTTTCGCACTAGAGTTTGTAAGAGTAATCATTTGCCATTTCCCCAGACTTCTGGAGGCCAGGGACCCTACCTGGTGGCTAGTTTGACAGACAACTACATATGGTTAAGGCTTGTCCCTTTGAAAATGTCATTGACACAGGACAATAAATTAAGAAAGCAAACTAAATTATTCAAATTTAGAATCCTTAAAAACACCCGTTTTCTAAAAACACAAGAAGCAAGAAATAAAAAGGATGCAATGATTTTAGGCTATTTTGTTGaatttaaatacaaaaatacttCAGAAAGTATCACAACCCACCTATTCAAGGCGTGAACTGTAACATTTTGTGTACTGTCCTGTGCAGTGGATGGTGTTTATAACCTAAACTCAAAATACAGTCCTAGGCAGGTTAACCACTTTCCCGCCAAGACTGAAATACCCAAAACGCCAACTTCTAGTCAAGAATCAAATATACaccaagtgtacaaaacattaagaacactttcctaatatcgagttgcacccccctccttttgccctcagaacagcctcaatttgtcggggcatagctttcacctggattcaccagtctatgtcatggaaagagcaggtgtggtgttttgtaaactcagtgtatattatCAATGGAGAAGTAATCCAGACGCAACTACCTCacaattaaaatttaaaaaagactTACAGAAAGCTCCACAACTTGTGACTTTtaagtatataaactcagcaaaaaaaaagaaatgtcccttttcaagaccctgtttttcaaagattatttggatttttacaaattacttcacagatcttcattgtaaagggtttaaacactgtttcccatgcatgttcaatgacccaaacaattaatgaacaagcacctgtggaacggtctttaagacactaacagcttacagacggtagacaattaaggtcacagttatgaaaacttaggacactaggcCTTTCTATGGTCTcagaaacaccaaaagaaagatgcccagggtccctgatcATCTGCGTAAAAGTGccataggcatgctgcaaggaggcatgaggactgcagatgtggccagggcaataaattgcaatgtccgtactgtgagatgcctaagacagcattacagggagacagaacggacagctgatcgtctttgcagtggcagaccatgtgtaacacctgcataggatcggtacatccgaacatcacacctgcgggacaggtacaggatggcaacaacaactgcccgagttacaccaggaacgcacaatccctccatcagtgctcagactgtccacaataggctgagagaggctggactgagggcttgtaggcctgttgtaaaggcaggtcctcaccagacatcaccggcaacaacgtcgcctatgggcacaaacccatgtcgctggaccagacaggactggcaaaaagtgctcttcactgatgagtcgcggttttgtctcaccaggggtgatggtcggatccgcgtttattgtcaaaggaatgagcgttacaccgaggcctgtactctggagcgggatcgatttggaggtggacgGTCACAgcgtcatcggactgagcttgttgtcattgcaggtaatctcaatgctgtgcgttaaagggaagacatcctcctccctcatgtggtacccttcctgcaggctcatcctgacattaccctccagcatgactatgccaccagccatactgctcattctgtgcgtgatttcctgcaagacaggaatgtcagtgttctgccatggccagcaaagagcccggatctcaatcccattgagtacgtctgggaccttttggatcggagggtgagggccagggccattccccccagaaatgtccagatacttgcaggtgccttggtggaagagtggggtaacatctcacagcaagaacttgcaaatctggtgcagtccatgaggaggagatgcactgcagtacttaatgcagctggtggccacaccagatactgactgttacgtttgttcagggacacattattcaattcaaTTTTTGTTTGTAacatgtctgtgaaacttgttcagtttgtatcagttgttgaatcttatgttcatacaaatatgtacatgttaagtttgttgaaaataaaagcagttgacagtgagaagacaTTTTTTTTATGCTGAGttcatatatttttaaacctcccACTTCAGGCTGGATGTGCATTTCCTTTTAATTTAGCAAATATATGCCTCA carries:
- the LOC112216589 gene encoding putative beta-lactamase-like 1, with the translated sequence MKVKWTKLGMVVFLLISLVMTGCFIWQYRMPKLKIGNVVNIEVKEEKMCPRFPEPVLLEHPIPALKEALEKIDVVLRLSIHDTTLPALSAIVVFNDSVLWNGNFGRRNGSDPSSPPPNEYTVYRIASLSKIFPTLMLYKLWEEGKVASLDDPLEKYAANFTIKNPLGKRRGVVDVKAGSDRDTQPRSPSVTLRRMAGQLSGLPRRLRSTNLLWGGDTDAAIDLLHDDVLVADPGTKCHYSNVAFSLLANVLAENFAKSDYESWVSDNILEQLGMEDTGFDITPAIQSQMAMGVYSSGQSAPLYDLGWYRPAGQMYSTAADMAKLAMVLLGAYSRPLLQHDTLKTLLTPLFRCHQGYFANYTGTPWEVNEQLGYEVVRKDGDLDGYATTFSLVPRLKLGLVVLMAGVRPPIMDGDLVTQAYSHLIPAMESAFRNAQRKLSPPPDPTPYVGLFTYQNMTFYEIKASLGGVLVMQQFGPQVDTMMLAKYRTIRLDFLQERVFRVVFEGEYPCKLKVNSISVSLETQDRQLFNFYYFNEKGVSPGFDSPGLNTYKVLRIAQRPIFNS